Within the Astyanax mexicanus isolate ESR-SI-001 chromosome 9, AstMex3_surface, whole genome shotgun sequence genome, the region ACATGCTGTGGGTTCTGGACCTCATGCTGTCGCAGATTCATCGCCCTCTTCCGCAAGAGGGTTGGAGTCTATGACAGCGAGTGTCGGGATGAACAGAGtgaaaagaaagggagaaagaacATAAAGAAGCTTGTGAAGAAGATAAGAAAACGACAGAAGGAGAAAGTGGACAAAAAAGCAAAGTCCACTAAAAAGGTAAGAAATAGTCTGTTTTTTTCCAGAGGATGTTCTGGGACATCAACTGTAAGGGGTTTCTGACTGAATAAATAATCTGTATAATTTCCCCAAACTGCTGCTAAACTTAACAACAAGCCACACGGCTGTGCCTGGTACCagctttagttatttataaaagACAGACATTACACACTGCAAGTTGAATTTTAAAGAGGTACCAACACTGATGGGTCCAGTGTGCacaaagacagaccaatcaggatgtaaatcctgCCCACAGGGAATACTGATAGGTCTAGTGAGCGTATGCAGAGCAATCATGTGGTAAATCCCgcccacagagaacactgataggtctagatttttacagtttacttcaaaaagtgtttttcatttatgctgtatgtgtgtgtgtgttttggcacaGGAATGTATGGAGCAGGTAGACCGCCCAAACCCAAAGACcactgtggaggagaacctgcaAGAGGTGAGCTTCAGGAGAACATAGGGGTTAAGACTGGTCTGGGGTTAAGAACAGTGTGTTGAATGTGTTTATCCTCTTTGTGCTCTGTGCTTATTATTGAGTAAGACTTGTTTTAACCAGTTTATTGAAACTAAAGCAACAGCAGTTAAACACTCTATATGAAATAATTCCCATTTTTAATGATCCTACTTTGCAGCCTTTTAAGTGCAGCACCTCACCTGGATATGCTTTGGCAAAGAAAGAACACCAGGAGAAGAAAACTGCACCACAGAGACTGGTGCTGCTTGTAGATCTGGTTTGTGTTTTTCCCTTCGAAACCTAATATGTTATTTTCAGCAGCTCTCccctttatttattgttttcccaTTCTGTGTGTCACTCTCCATATTGAAGAATAGTTTATAACTTTTGCTGACAAAACACTCGAAATGTGTGTTTCTTTCCTTTCAACAGGCAGGGGTGCTCACAATTTATGTGAAGAACTGCAGAGACTTGACTGAATTTTGTATCCTTTAAGTATTACAGGACTAGTGTTTGGGTTTGTATTGATATCAGTGGGTTTTGATTGCATAGTGCTGGGTCTGGTTTAGCTGTTTTCCTGAGTCCAGCACCAGCTCATATAAAGACCCGATCTTTAGCCGCTGTGAGGGTCACCTTTGATAAGCTGATCCAGAGCACGAAGCGGCAGCCGTGTACAGACCCCATGTCCTTTAACGAGAAGATCCACATCTCTGTGCAGGTATTATTACCATTCAGTGGGTTTCTTTTTGTTCACAAAATATGATGAAAcatcatacacacatatacagcatGGCTGTAAATGATGGCCAAATGTACATAATCAATGTAAAGATAACTGAAACTCTGTGTTGTTTGTAGATCAGCCAAAAATCTATTTGTGAGGAGGAGGAATCCAGTTTCCTAAAGGTGGAACTGGTGTGTATAGATCCTCACACAGGTGACCTGAGAGTCATGGGCAAAGACACCATTGAGCTGCTGGAGATACTGCAGGTGAGACACACTTCCTTCACACAGCTGCTTAAAATAATTTTCCGCTCAATATTCATGATCCAAAGGAGAACATAATGAaaacttaataattatttttccACAGAAACCATCATCTTCCCACATATTTCATGTGAAGCTACAAGATCAAGTAAAGCCCACATTTTGttacataatattattttattttctgcatcTATGAAGAAGAGAGTAAGAGATTCTCTCTTTCTGCATTTTTCAGGTAGTCTGCACGGTAGAGACTGATCTTGTTTTCAACTATGGCTTTATGGGATACGGATATTCTCACCAGGTTAGTGTTCAGAACCGTTAAAGATGTGTCGTACTGACACCTAGAGAAGTCGTTTTGTGATCATGAAAATACCTGATGATGAGTCTTTCGTCTTTTCTCTCCCTACAGATACAATTCACAAGAGAAATAAATAAGAGTCTGATGCGGAAATCCTGCTTTCTGCGCTGCCCCCCACCTGGAGAAAAGAGCGAGCCAGACGAGTGAGACATATTCACTTATTTATTgatataataatgtaacaataagATTATCCTTTATTTTACACTTGTCTTataattttagtattaaaaaatctCTACCTCAAACTCCTtccccactgtctctctctctcagcaacAAGGCGACCACATCTTCCACACTTCCCCCAGTGGAATTTACCGCTTTAATACAGCCAGACGCAGGGAAAGAAAGCACGGACAAAGCAGAAAGCCTGGTGGAAGTCACTGTAAAGAGGAGAGGCAGGTAAGTGTCATGCTTCATCAAGAGTTAAGCTAAAACTAGCATGTAATTAGTCCTGGCTTTGTTGGATCTATGATTGGTGATCCTGCACATTCATTAATATCACATATTAGACGCATAAAGGCCTTCCGCAAAAATGATGTCATTCACTTATAGTACAATTAATGATTGTCACAATGATACCTTTTGGTGCCCTTGCATTGCCCGCTGCATTTACTATTCACTTTTAGTCAGTGAAGCTGTTCTGTTCTCCTAATTGCTCTTTGACAGGCTACGCATGCACACATACACTACAGTTTACTGCTGCTTTAGTCTTTTACTCTGTTTAATCAAGCTAAAAACAGACTTTTGTTCAAAAATAATCTGGTCTATGACTTTaaaaccagaatcctttctgaacGCTGAGTTCGGAGGAGATCCCAGTAAAGTGAGTGAGCTGTTATGTCGATTTTATTTAGAAGTGGTTTTATGTCATTTACTTGTGTAGAATATTGAAACATAGTTTGAGCCCATTTCTAAAGGGTATAATTGCATTATTttgcaattatatgtataataAGGGAGGATCATCCTTTATTAATCCATCAGTAAGGACATTTGCACATATATTGTAAACATATTATATAGTTAAACAGTGACTGGCCTCAGTTTGATGTCAATTTCATTATTATtgggtttgtgtttgtttgcCAGGCTTCCACGACTGAACAAAGCCTGGAAGAACTGTGATAGTTCAAAGGAAAGGTTGCAGTTCTTGGAAAGATTGATCCTGAGGAAGGTGTGTAGATGGTGAAGTACATGAACATTTACAATATCTGGTGCTCATGCGGTGTTTTGTGTGGTGAGTTGGGTACTGTGTTTAAAGCAAGGTCATTTGGTCATTTGGTCACAGGGCCGGTTTGCatagaagaagagagaaaaaaaaaagggggagatgGTAACCAAACCAAGTCAAAGACGTTAGAAAGAATGAGGACGAAATGTCCCGGCCTGCTTCCCATTGCCACCATCCTGACCTGCAATCCCCCTGACCAGGCCAGTACACCAAGCTACAATTAAGAGTCCTCTGGTAAGATTCCTAAAGCTACATTCACCTACTGGTAACTACTGTAAAGAAGATGCACAAATTAAAGATTTTTACtcaatatttaattaaaagaTGTACATGACAATCCCTGGAGTAATGTAGCCTAAACGTCTAAGCAAACAATAGTGAAATCACTGTGTGAAAGTCAAAAAGAGACACatgaataattaattttattcttaGATGATCAGAGTGTTGGAGGCAGAGCTCAAGTTCACCAATGGATTTCTGAGCTATAGATATTCTCACCCTGTTGGTGTTTAGAACAGTTGAAGGTCATACTCATATCTAGATAATATTGTGGGTTGTAGTAATAAAGGTGATGACGATGATTATGTTGACGATGATGAGTGTGTTGTGTTTTCACTGCCTACGGATGAAACATGCTggaagaacactgaacaatctcATGGATGAATCCACCTTCCTCCACTGCCCTCCACCTGCTTAGAAAAAAACATTCAGCACACCAATTTCACCATTACAGCTG harbors:
- the LOC103046170 gene encoding C2 calcium-dependent domain-containing protein 6, with translation MKQDSERGSSPSATCCGFWTSCCRRFIALFRKRVGVYDSECRDEQSEKKGRKNIKKLVKKIRKRQKEKVDKKAKSTKKECMEQVDRPNPKTTVEENLQEPFKCSTSPGYALAKKEHQEKKTAPQRLVLLVDLAGVLTIYVKNCRDLTEFSHIKTRSLAAVRVTFDKLIQSTKRQPCTDPMSFNEKIHISVQISQKSICEEEESSFLKVELVCIDPHTGDLRVMGKDTIELLEILQKPSSSHIFHVKLQDQVVCTVETDLVFNYGFMGYGYSHQIQFTREINKSLMRKSCFLRCPPPGEKSEPDDNKATTSSTLPPVEFTALIQPDAGKESTDKAESLVEVTVKRRGRLPRLNKAWKNCDSSKERLQFLERLILRKGRFA